In the genome of Calditrichota bacterium, the window TTTCTTTCGCCTCAGTAATGGTGATACCATTTAGTTGAATCATAAATTTTTCCAGGTTGATAATTGTAAAATTGCCATTAATTAAAATATACGGCTAAACTATGCGGATCGGGGAAGAACGAATCGGCACCAATTTTGTTGGCAAAGTTTTGTGAGACAGGTGCCCCGCCAATAAAAACTTTGGTCTTTGCATTTTTCTCTTTAACAGCCTTTACCACCTCTTCCATGTTGAGCATGGTTGTAGTTAGCAATGCGCTTAGCCCAATAATGCAATTCGGATTTTCCTCAACTGCCTGAACAAATTTTGCACTGGAAACATCTGTTCCGAGGTCAACAACATCCCATCCATCGCCTTTCATAATCATTTTTACAAGATTTTTGCCTATATCATGCAAGTCGCCCTGAACTGTGCCAAGAACCAGTGTCCCTTTTGGTTTTATATTACCAGCTAAGAAATGTGGTCGTAAATGCTCCATGGCTTCATTCATGGCACGGGCGGCAATCAGCATGTTCGGTATAAAAACTTCGCCTTTGGCAAACCTTTCACCAATTTTTTTCATGCCGGGCATAAGGCCATTATTT includes:
- a CDS encoding corrinoid protein; its protein translation is MDNLLKKLAQVVEVGKIDKNTPFPPELKGEDGASELTLKAIEQKIDPQLILNNGLMPGMKKIGERFAKGEVFIPNMLIAARAMNEAMEHLRPHFLAGNIKPKGTLVLGTVQGDLHDIGKNLVKMIMKGDGWDVVDLGTDVSSAKFVQAVEENPNCIIGLSALLTTTMLNMEEVVKAVKEKNAKTKVFIGGAPVSQNFANKIGADSFFPDPHSLAVYFN